The Nitrospira tepida genome includes a window with the following:
- the treS gene encoding maltose alpha-D-glucosyltransferase, whose protein sequence is MSVPAQDPQWYQDAVFYELHVRAFYDGNDDGIGDFAGLAQKLDYLEWLGVDCLWLLPFYPSPLRDDGYDVSDFLSIAPSYGSTEDFRRLLDEAHRRGMRVIADLVLNHTSDQHAWFQSARRSPQAPTRHYYVWSDTDQKYTKARIIFIDTEKSNWTWDPEAQAYYWHRFFSHQPDLNYDNPAVRQAMLEVMSFWLDQGLDGFRCDAVPYLFEREGTLCENLPETHAYLKDIRRQIDERYEGRILLAEANQWPSDVRPYFGEGDEFHMAFHFPLMPRLFMGLRSEDRGPIIDMFKHTPPIPAGCQWCLFLRNHDELTLEMCTGEERDYMYYAYARDPQMRRNIGIARRLAPLLDNDRRKIELLNSIVFTLPGSPIIYYGDEIGMGDNIHLGDRNGVRTPMQWTPDRNAGFSRADPSQLFLPLVADSVYGYQSINVEAQRQAPHSLLHWMRRMIAIRKQHKVFGRGTLEFLAPSNDKILAYLRLYDGEAVLLVHNLAGSAQPVELDLRRFKGRSPVELFGESRFPPIGDLPYLLSLGPYGSYWFSLPPARSWEGEYGLEWSAI, encoded by the coding sequence ATGTCGGTGCCGGCACAGGATCCGCAATGGTACCAAGACGCCGTCTTTTACGAGCTGCATGTCAGGGCGTTTTACGACGGCAACGACGACGGCATCGGCGATTTCGCCGGGCTCGCCCAGAAGCTCGATTATCTGGAGTGGCTAGGGGTGGATTGCCTTTGGCTCCTGCCCTTTTATCCCTCGCCGCTGCGCGACGACGGGTACGACGTGTCCGACTTCCTCAGCATCGCCCCGTCCTACGGCTCGACGGAGGATTTCCGCCGGCTGTTGGATGAAGCGCACCGGCGCGGCATGCGGGTGATCGCCGACCTGGTGCTCAACCACACGTCCGATCAACATGCCTGGTTCCAATCCGCCCGGCGGTCTCCGCAGGCGCCGACCCGGCACTACTATGTCTGGAGCGACACGGACCAGAAATATACCAAGGCGCGGATCATCTTCATCGACACGGAAAAGTCCAACTGGACCTGGGACCCGGAGGCGCAGGCCTACTATTGGCACCGATTCTTCAGCCACCAGCCGGATCTCAACTATGACAATCCCGCCGTGAGGCAGGCGATGCTGGAAGTGATGTCGTTCTGGCTCGATCAAGGCCTCGACGGCTTTCGCTGCGACGCCGTGCCCTATCTCTTTGAACGCGAAGGCACCCTCTGCGAGAACCTGCCGGAGACTCACGCCTATCTCAAGGATATCCGCCGGCAGATCGACGAACGCTACGAGGGCCGGATTCTGCTGGCGGAGGCGAATCAATGGCCGAGCGACGTGCGGCCCTACTTCGGCGAGGGCGACGAGTTCCACATGGCCTTCCACTTTCCCCTGATGCCGCGCCTCTTCATGGGGCTCCGGAGCGAGGACCGCGGGCCGATCATCGACATGTTCAAGCACACGCCGCCGATTCCGGCCGGGTGCCAGTGGTGCCTGTTTCTCCGCAACCACGACGAGCTGACGCTGGAGATGTGCACCGGAGAAGAGCGGGACTACATGTACTATGCCTACGCCCGCGATCCGCAGATGCGGCGCAACATCGGGATCGCGAGGCGGTTGGCGCCCCTGCTGGACAACGACCGGCGAAAGATCGAGCTGCTCAACAGCATCGTCTTCACCCTGCCGGGAAGCCCCATCATCTATTACGGCGACGAGATCGGCATGGGCGACAACATCCATCTGGGGGATCGCAATGGCGTCCGGACGCCCATGCAGTGGACGCCGGACCGCAACGCGGGGTTCTCCAGGGCCGACCCAAGCCAACTCTTTCTGCCGCTGGTGGCCGATTCCGTGTACGGCTACCAGTCGATCAACGTGGAGGCGCAGCGGCAGGCTCCGCATTCGCTGCTCCATTGGATGCGGCGCATGATCGCCATCCGTAAGCAGCACAAGGTCTTCGGCCGGGGGACGTTGGAATTTCTCGCCCCGTCGAACGACAAGATCCTGGCCTATCTGCGGCTGTACGACGGCGAGGCCGTCCTGCTCGTCCACAATCTGGCCGGCTCCGCGCAGCCGGTCGAGCTTGATCTGCGGCGGTTCAAGGGCCGGTCCCCCGTGGAACTCTTCGGAGAATCGCGGTTTCCGCCCATCGGCGACCTGCCCTATCTCTTGAGTCTGGGGCCCTACGGCTCCTATTGGTTCAGTCTCCCTCCGGCCCGGTCCTGGGAGGGCGAGTATGGGCTTGAATGGAGCGCGATCTGA
- a CDS encoding DUF5752 family protein yields MMEPTAVSPFTFIGCSELQESLGQQADDEKELAEMLEEVPLDSVHFHTHSYFLRHRFIERVYPNDFAQWVVTQVGDHILGEKLAVVDPFDYPNMEDLREEIISIIDDHLSRTPIVPRVVFGRPFYFHRSRILEVPTGVEARTLGEFRRAVSEIDVSAIYFHMFEAHFRLHREESDFSAWIRTGLGLPDLADRIRAINPYLGSLERLRSSLLTACDGYVARG; encoded by the coding sequence ATGATGGAACCGACAGCGGTTTCTCCGTTCACCTTCATCGGCTGCAGCGAGCTGCAGGAGAGCCTCGGGCAGCAGGCGGACGACGAGAAGGAGCTGGCCGAGATGCTCGAAGAGGTCCCGCTGGATTCCGTGCACTTCCACACGCACAGCTACTTTCTGCGGCATCGATTCATCGAACGGGTCTACCCGAACGATTTCGCGCAGTGGGTCGTGACGCAGGTGGGGGACCACATCCTGGGGGAAAAACTGGCGGTGGTCGATCCGTTCGACTATCCCAATATGGAAGACCTCCGTGAGGAGATCATCTCGATCATCGACGACCATCTGTCCCGGACGCCCATCGTCCCGCGGGTCGTCTTTGGTCGGCCCTTTTACTTCCATCGCTCGCGCATCCTGGAGGTGCCGACCGGAGTGGAAGCCCGCACATTGGGGGAGTTTCGGCGGGCCGTCTCGGAGATCGACGTGAGCGCGATTTACTTTCATATGTTCGAGGCGCATTTCCGCCTCCACCGAGAGGAAAGCGATTTTTCCGCCTGGATTCGCACCGGGCTGGGGCTGCCGGACCTGGCGGACCGCATTCGCGCGATCAATCCGTATCTGGGCAGCCTGGAGCGGCTGCGGTCCAGCCTATTGACCGCCTGCGACGGCTACGTAGCACGAGGGTGA
- the treY gene encoding malto-oligosyltrehalose synthase: MAPARFPLSTYRVQFNTAFPFVEATKLIPYWHGLGITDCYSSPYFKAVPGSPHGYDVVDPTALNPEVGTPEEYEAFVKALQASGMGQLLDVVPNHMGIGRMVNTWWADVLENGPSSPYSIFFDIDWDPVKRELHDKVLLPILGDLYGHVLENQEITLEYEEGAFFVRYYDHRLPLSPRSGAKVLAYRLDRLIQCVGRGHAPIEELQSIITGLGHLPPRHERDPARVEERYREKAILRKRLAAVVRDSAVVGAFITDNVALFNGTKGDPRSFDLLDDLLDAQVYRLAYWRVASEEINYRRFFDVNELAAIRVEDPVVFQEVHRLVFRLLKEGAVTGLRIDHVDGLYSPSEYLTQLQAWARREMAPSEEKDRPLYLIVEKILGKDEPLPETWPVYGTSGYDFMNLVNGLFVDQSSERRMTDLYARFIHKRLVYQDVVYESKKLIMQAAMSSELNVLGHYLNRLSERDRRSRDFTLNSLTHAIREIVACFPVYRTYVTAGAGGVLDRDRAFIRLAVARAKRRNPALSGLVFDFVRDLLLKQRDARTEEDERLQQQFVMKFQQITSPVTAKGVEDTAFYIYNRLVSLNEVGGDPEQFGLSVEAFHRAMQERQARWPLALSATSTHDTKRSEDVRARINVLSELPQEWRSHILHWAKLNKRFKTEVEGDEAPDRNEEYLLYQTLIGAWPFEELDAMGFRSFQARIQQYLAKALKEAKVHTSWVNPNPAYEEAVANFIDRILDQSRANPFLQNFLPFQRRIAAYGLWNSLAQLVLKLTAPGVPDFYQGTELWNFSLVDPDNRRPVDFSARRRLLEELQQACASSPERTALVRHLLEHRTDGRLKFYALFSLLTYRRSRPELFSNGTYVPLGIVGERKDQACAFARLEQDQAVVVAVPRLVTRLCADANRPPIGPEIWGESWMTVPSWNARTHYRNLLTGENLAPSLAEGRHVLRLGDVFRELPVAVLERLT, translated from the coding sequence GTGGCACCGGCAAGATTTCCGCTTTCCACCTATCGCGTCCAGTTCAACACCGCCTTTCCCTTCGTCGAGGCGACGAAGCTCATCCCCTATTGGCATGGGTTGGGCATCACGGATTGCTACTCGTCTCCCTACTTCAAGGCCGTGCCGGGCAGCCCGCACGGGTACGACGTCGTCGATCCCACGGCGCTGAACCCCGAAGTCGGGACCCCTGAGGAGTACGAGGCGTTCGTGAAGGCCCTGCAGGCCTCCGGCATGGGGCAGCTCCTCGACGTCGTGCCCAATCACATGGGGATCGGGCGGATGGTGAATACCTGGTGGGCCGACGTCCTGGAAAACGGCCCCAGTTCCCCCTATTCCATCTTTTTCGACATCGATTGGGATCCCGTCAAACGCGAGCTGCACGACAAGGTGCTGCTCCCGATCTTGGGGGACCTCTATGGGCATGTCCTCGAAAACCAGGAGATCACGCTCGAGTACGAGGAGGGGGCCTTCTTCGTGCGCTACTACGATCACCGCCTGCCGCTGTCGCCCCGGTCCGGCGCCAAGGTCCTGGCCTACCGGCTCGACCGGCTGATCCAATGCGTGGGGCGCGGTCATGCTCCGATCGAGGAGCTACAAAGCATTATTACCGGACTCGGACACCTCCCGCCCCGCCACGAGCGTGATCCCGCCAGGGTGGAGGAGCGGTACCGCGAAAAAGCCATTCTGCGGAAGCGGCTGGCGGCGGTGGTCCGGGACAGCGCGGTCGTCGGCGCCTTCATCACGGACAATGTGGCGCTGTTCAACGGGACCAAGGGTGATCCCCGCAGCTTCGATCTGCTTGATGATCTTCTGGACGCCCAGGTCTACAGGTTGGCCTACTGGCGCGTGGCGTCGGAGGAAATCAACTACCGGCGGTTTTTCGACGTCAACGAGCTGGCGGCGATCCGGGTCGAAGATCCGGTGGTGTTTCAGGAAGTCCATCGGCTGGTATTCCGGCTGCTCAAAGAAGGGGCGGTGACCGGCTTGCGGATCGACCACGTGGACGGCCTTTACAGTCCCAGCGAGTATCTCACCCAGTTGCAGGCCTGGGCCCGCCGTGAAATGGCGCCCTCAGAGGAGAAGGACCGGCCGCTGTATCTGATCGTGGAAAAGATTCTCGGCAAGGACGAGCCGCTGCCCGAGACCTGGCCGGTGTACGGCACTAGCGGGTACGATTTTATGAACCTGGTCAACGGCCTGTTCGTGGACCAATCGAGCGAGCGGCGGATGACGGACCTCTATGCCCGGTTCATCCATAAACGGCTCGTCTATCAGGATGTCGTGTATGAATCGAAGAAGCTGATCATGCAGGCCGCGATGTCGAGCGAGCTCAACGTGCTCGGCCATTACCTCAACCGGCTGTCGGAACGGGACCGGCGATCCCGCGATTTCACCCTGAACAGCCTGACCCATGCGATCCGGGAGATCGTCGCCTGCTTTCCCGTGTACCGGACCTATGTGACGGCGGGAGCCGGCGGGGTGTTGGACCGGGACCGGGCCTTCATCCGGCTGGCCGTGGCGAGGGCGAAGCGGCGGAACCCGGCGCTGAGCGGGCTGGTCTTTGATTTCGTCAGGGATCTGCTGCTGAAGCAGCGGGACGCCCGCACCGAAGAGGACGAGCGGCTCCAGCAGCAGTTCGTCATGAAGTTTCAGCAGATCACCAGCCCCGTCACGGCGAAGGGGGTGGAGGATACGGCGTTTTACATATACAACCGGCTGGTGTCGCTGAACGAGGTCGGCGGCGATCCCGAGCAATTCGGCCTGTCCGTGGAGGCGTTTCATCGCGCCATGCAGGAACGGCAGGCCCGCTGGCCGTTGGCGCTCTCGGCCACCTCGACGCACGATACCAAGCGGAGCGAGGACGTGCGGGCCCGCATCAACGTGCTGTCCGAGCTGCCCCAGGAATGGCGGTCCCACATTCTCCACTGGGCGAAGTTGAACAAACGGTTCAAGACGGAGGTGGAGGGAGACGAAGCGCCGGACCGGAACGAGGAATATCTGTTGTATCAGACCTTGATCGGAGCCTGGCCGTTTGAAGAGCTGGACGCCATGGGGTTCCGCTCTTTCCAAGCGCGCATTCAACAATATCTGGCCAAGGCGCTCAAGGAAGCCAAGGTCCACACCAGTTGGGTGAACCCGAACCCGGCCTATGAGGAGGCGGTTGCGAACTTCATCGACCGGATTTTGGATCAGTCGAGGGCCAATCCGTTTCTCCAGAATTTTCTCCCCTTCCAGCGGCGGATCGCCGCCTACGGCCTCTGGAACTCCTTGGCTCAACTGGTGCTAAAGTTGACGGCTCCCGGCGTGCCGGACTTCTACCAAGGCACCGAGCTGTGGAATTTCAGCCTCGTCGATCCTGACAACCGCCGGCCGGTGGATTTTTCGGCGCGCCGGCGGTTGCTGGAGGAGCTGCAACAGGCCTGCGCTTCGTCGCCGGAACGCACGGCGTTGGTGCGGCACCTGCTCGAGCATCGGACGGACGGCCGGCTGAAATTCTACGCGCTGTTCTCGTTGCTGACCTATCGCCGGTCCCGGCCGGAGCTGTTCTCCAACGGCACCTACGTGCCGCTGGGCATCGTCGGGGAGCGAAAGGACCAGGCCTGCGCGTTTGCGCGTCTGGAACAGGATCAGGCCGTCGTGGTCGCGGTGCCCCGGCTGGTGACTCGGCTTTGCGCCGACGCCAACCGACCTCCGATCGGACCGGAGATCTGGGGCGAGTCCTGGATGACGGTGCCCTCCTGGAACGCCAGGACGCACTACCGCAATCTGCTGACGGGCGAGAATCTCGCTCCGTCCTTGGCGGAGGGACGCCACGTGTTGAGGCTCGGGGATGTCTTCCGAGAGTTGCCCGTCGCGGTGCTGGAGAGGCTCACATGA
- the glgC gene encoding glucose-1-phosphate adenylyltransferase, with amino-acid sequence MNHPGRQTRVLAMIMAGGKGERLMPLTEQRSKPAVPFGGKYRIVDFVLSNFLNSGVMSMYVLVQYRSQSLIEHLRRAWRIGGRIKQHFITVVPPQMKAGGGWYEGTADAVFHNLNLIEDFAPDLVAVFGADHIYRMDIGRMVRFHRERGAEVTVAARPVPVHAAKGFGIIEADREGRIRGFEEKPKNPKPMPQDSEQAFSSMGNYIFNADVLLRVLQADAARTGSHDFGRDIIPSLIGHTSLVAYNFMDDEVPGLKPYEERGYWRDVGTLDAYWQAHMDILGECPIFDLRNSDWPILTDTFDGPTASFAKARIEDSMVGQGSQVIDAEIRRSVIGRNVRIEPGARIDECIVLDGTVIGAKSRLRRVIVDRFNVIPAATEIGDDAREDRQRYQVTKSGLVVLPRGRAARVDLAPTGR; translated from the coding sequence ATGAACCACCCAGGGCGGCAGACCCGTGTGCTGGCGATGATCATGGCGGGCGGCAAAGGCGAGCGGCTGATGCCGCTGACCGAGCAGCGCAGCAAGCCGGCGGTGCCGTTCGGCGGAAAATACCGCATTGTGGATTTCGTGCTCAGCAACTTCCTCAATTCCGGCGTGATGTCGATGTATGTGCTGGTGCAATACCGATCGCAGTCGTTGATCGAGCATTTGCGCCGGGCCTGGCGGATCGGCGGGCGCATCAAACAGCACTTCATCACCGTCGTCCCGCCGCAGATGAAGGCCGGCGGAGGGTGGTACGAGGGGACGGCCGATGCCGTCTTCCACAATCTGAACCTGATCGAAGATTTCGCCCCGGACCTCGTGGCGGTGTTCGGAGCCGACCACATCTATCGCATGGACATCGGCCGGATGGTGCGGTTCCATCGGGAACGGGGCGCCGAGGTCACCGTGGCGGCGAGACCCGTGCCAGTCCATGCGGCCAAGGGGTTCGGGATCATCGAAGCCGACCGCGAGGGACGGATTCGTGGTTTCGAAGAAAAGCCGAAGAATCCCAAGCCGATGCCGCAGGATTCCGAGCAGGCCTTCTCGTCGATGGGCAATTACATCTTCAACGCGGACGTGCTGCTGAGGGTGTTGCAGGCGGATGCGGCAAGAACGGGATCGCACGACTTCGGCCGCGACATTATCCCGTCCCTGATCGGGCATACCAGCCTGGTCGCCTACAACTTCATGGACGACGAAGTCCCCGGGCTCAAGCCCTACGAAGAACGGGGTTACTGGCGCGACGTGGGCACGCTCGACGCCTATTGGCAGGCCCATATGGACATTCTGGGCGAATGTCCCATCTTCGACCTGCGGAACAGCGACTGGCCCATCCTGACCGATACCTTCGACGGGCCGACGGCCAGCTTCGCCAAGGCGCGCATCGAGGATTCGATGGTCGGGCAGGGCAGCCAGGTCATCGACGCGGAGATCCGGCGGTCCGTGATCGGGCGCAACGTGCGGATCGAGCCGGGGGCCCGCATCGACGAGTGCATCGTGCTGGACGGGACGGTCATCGGGGCCAAATCGCGGCTGCGCCGCGTCATCGTCGACCGGTTTAACGTGATTCCCGCCGCCACGGAGATCGGCGATGACGCGCGGGAAGACCGGCAACGTTACCAAGTCACCAAGTCGGGACTCGTCGTGCTTCCTCGGGGCCGGGCGGCCCGCGTTGACTTGGCTCCCACGGGACGGTAG
- a CDS encoding TetR/AcrR family transcriptional regulator, translated as MLEGMTAGMAGSMTRVARRKERTRRVLMEVGLALFYEKGIYWTKIEDITERADVGKGTFYQYFDTKEDLLAALLKQGLDHLLTQAKDSAAGAKPGVATLHKIVESRLQFFLNHPEYLLLLHQIRGLLQLKTQASRRLREIYSAHIDQLGEVLLPALNGKNKRGRSARELATALAAYTSGLLTYHLVLDQEGGFRQRGSKLAAQIQESLTALL; from the coding sequence ATGTTGGAGGGAATGACTGCGGGCATGGCCGGTTCCATGACGAGAGTGGCCCGCCGAAAGGAGCGAACCAGGCGGGTGCTCATGGAAGTCGGGTTGGCGCTGTTCTATGAGAAGGGCATTTACTGGACCAAAATCGAGGACATCACCGAGCGGGCCGACGTCGGAAAGGGCACCTTTTATCAGTACTTCGATACAAAAGAAGATCTGCTGGCCGCCCTGCTGAAGCAAGGGCTCGACCACCTGTTGACTCAGGCCAAGGACTCCGCGGCCGGCGCCAAGCCCGGTGTCGCGACGCTGCACAAGATCGTAGAGAGCCGGCTGCAATTCTTTCTCAACCATCCGGAGTACCTGCTGCTGTTGCACCAGATCCGCGGCTTACTCCAGCTCAAGACCCAGGCGAGCCGGCGCCTGCGGGAGATTTACAGCGCGCACATCGATCAATTGGGAGAGGTGCTGCTGCCCGCGCTGAACGGCAAAAACAAGCGGGGCCGTTCGGCGCGCGAGTTGGCGACGGCGCTCGCGGCCTACACCTCGGGCTTGCTCACCTATCATCTGGTGCTCGACCAGGAAGGCGGGTTCAGGCAACGGGGCAGTAAGCTTGCGGCGCAGATCCAAGAGAGCTTGACGGCGTTGTTGTGA
- a CDS encoding isoamylase early set domain-containing protein codes for MGKASDGTGKAGATSKKKTRAAAKLVSFEHFAPAARVVALVGDFNQWDPSKHPMKLGAGGQWQVAVRLKPGTYQYKFVVDGDRWEDDAANPNKVVNEHGTSNSVCEVP; via the coding sequence ATGGGGAAAGCAAGTGACGGGACGGGTAAAGCCGGCGCGACGTCCAAGAAGAAAACGCGGGCCGCCGCCAAACTCGTCTCATTCGAGCATTTTGCGCCGGCGGCCCGCGTCGTGGCGCTGGTCGGAGATTTCAATCAGTGGGATCCGTCCAAACATCCGATGAAGTTGGGGGCGGGCGGCCAGTGGCAGGTGGCGGTTCGGCTCAAGCCGGGAACCTACCAATACAAGTTCGTGGTGGACGGCGATCGCTGGGAGGATGACGCCGCGAATCCGAACAAGGTCGTCAACGAGCATGGCACGTCCAATTCCGTGTGCGAAGTGCCGTAA
- the tatA gene encoding twin-arginine translocase TatA/TatE family subunit, with amino-acid sequence MFGSFGWMELLLILIIVLIIFGAGKLPQLGEGLGKAIKGFKKSVHEAEAMDVTPDRPSDEPGPPAGSQPPGTEIARQDGGVAGNGLDVAREAGQTSSRSERAG; translated from the coding sequence ATGTTCGGATCGTTTGGCTGGATGGAACTCCTCCTGATCTTGATCATCGTCCTGATCATTTTCGGTGCCGGCAAGCTCCCCCAGTTGGGAGAGGGGTTGGGGAAGGCGATCAAAGGGTTTAAGAAATCCGTCCACGAGGCGGAGGCGATGGATGTCACGCCGGACCGGCCCTCCGATGAGCCGGGGCCGCCGGCCGGCTCCCAGCCGCCGGGAACGGAGATCGCGAGACAAGATGGCGGGGTTGCGGGGAACGGCCTGGATGTGGCCCGTGAGGCCGGCCAGACCTCCTCACGGTCGGAACGTGCCGGGTGA
- a CDS encoding YtxH domain-containing protein, producing MAQGTHTAAVGGVMFLVGVAVGAAAGLLLAPHSGTRTRRRIRNFAEDVAEDLGERAEEFRDEARRAVHRVADQGKAFVERGKEKLGAS from the coding sequence ATGGCACAAGGGACACACACGGCAGCGGTCGGCGGAGTCATGTTTCTCGTCGGAGTGGCCGTGGGGGCCGCGGCAGGTCTGTTGTTGGCCCCCCATTCAGGAACCCGTACCCGCCGACGCATCAGGAACTTCGCGGAAGATGTAGCGGAGGATCTGGGCGAGCGGGCTGAAGAGTTTCGTGACGAGGCGCGACGAGCGGTCCATCGGGTGGCCGACCAGGGGAAGGCCTTCGTGGAGCGGGGCAAGGAGAAGCTGGGGGCCTCCTGA
- a CDS encoding potassium channel family protein translates to MFAPAAHPPRWSSQILYLPSDQTPGRTLLLRAAILILLFCAVLALLWVDRDGLRDQADGEISFVDVVYFSVITITTVGYGDIVPVTSRARLIDALVITPIRIFVWLLFLGTAYQLIIRQYVEGYRMAMLQTRLDRHIIVCGYGHTGSAAVKELLAKGVAASQIVVIEEHEERVRLATSAGLTALCGDAAQEAMLTRVALDKAKAVIVAAGRDDTNVLIVLTARHMNPTVRILASAKQEENVKLLRQGGANAVISPATVGGYALAAAVDQEHLTEYLLDLLTAGGRINLIERPIEPGEVGKRASDLAPDLVVRVYREGRIVSLAELQGGLTLKAGDRLILLKSVQDPATTT, encoded by the coding sequence ATGTTTGCTCCTGCCGCCCATCCGCCCCGCTGGTCGTCGCAAATTCTTTATCTGCCCTCCGACCAGACGCCCGGGCGCACCTTGCTCCTGCGCGCGGCGATCCTGATCCTATTGTTTTGCGCGGTCCTCGCCCTCTTATGGGTGGACCGCGATGGATTGCGCGATCAGGCCGACGGCGAGATCTCGTTCGTCGATGTCGTCTACTTCAGCGTGATCACGATTACGACTGTCGGCTACGGCGACATCGTCCCCGTCACCTCCCGCGCCAGGTTGATCGACGCGCTCGTGATCACGCCGATCCGCATTTTCGTATGGCTGCTGTTCCTGGGGACCGCCTATCAGTTGATCATCCGGCAATATGTGGAGGGCTATCGCATGGCCATGTTGCAGACGCGCTTGGACCGCCACATCATCGTGTGCGGGTATGGACACACCGGCTCGGCCGCCGTCAAAGAGCTGTTGGCGAAAGGCGTAGCCGCGTCGCAGATTGTGGTGATCGAAGAGCACGAAGAGCGGGTGCGGCTCGCGACCTCGGCCGGTTTGACGGCGTTGTGCGGCGATGCGGCCCAGGAGGCCATGCTGACCCGCGTGGCGCTCGACAAGGCGAAGGCCGTGATCGTCGCAGCCGGGCGGGACGATACCAACGTGCTGATCGTGCTGACGGCCCGGCACATGAATCCGACGGTCCGTATCCTCGCGAGCGCCAAGCAGGAGGAGAACGTCAAGCTGCTCCGGCAGGGCGGCGCCAATGCCGTGATCTCCCCCGCCACGGTCGGGGGCTATGCCCTGGCGGCCGCGGTGGATCAGGAGCATCTGACGGAATATCTCTTGGATCTGTTGACCGCCGGCGGGCGGATCAATTTGATTGAACGGCCGATCGAGCCCGGCGAAGTGGGGAAACGGGCTTCAGATTTGGCGCCGGATCTGGTGGTGCGGGTGTACCGCGAGGGACGGATCGTTTCGCTCGCCGAGCTTCAGGGGGGCCTGACGTTGAAGGCGGGCGACCGGCTCATCCTGCTGAAATCGGTGCAGGACCCCGCGACGACCACCTGA
- a CDS encoding D-alanine--D-alanine ligase family protein, whose translation MKKLRVLVLVHADLVPPESVEGVDLSDAEWKTEYDVVSTLRTLGHEVRPLGVSDELAVIRRAVDEWKPHIAFNLLEEFNGVAIYDQNVVSYLELLRVPYTGCNPRGLMIARDKALAKKILHYHAVPIPEFFTVPPGRTVKRPKELAFPLIVKSISEEASLGISQASIVEDDGKLQERVAFIHQSLGTGALVERYIEGRELYVGVLGNRRLHTLPVWELYLDGLPADAKRIATQRVKWSRKYQKKYGVTSGEAKDLPDGTTETVGRLAKTVYHVLGLSGYARIDFRLDASGQVSLLEANPTPQIAQGEDLADSAAHMGLAYPALIKRILDLGLRWKPAAILSDRIASGSF comes from the coding sequence ATGAAGAAACTCCGCGTGCTGGTCCTGGTGCATGCCGATCTGGTCCCGCCGGAATCGGTTGAGGGGGTGGATCTGTCCGACGCGGAGTGGAAGACGGAATACGATGTCGTCAGCACATTGCGGACGCTGGGGCACGAGGTGCGCCCGCTCGGCGTGAGCGACGAGCTGGCCGTGATCCGGCGGGCCGTGGACGAGTGGAAGCCGCACATCGCCTTCAACCTGCTGGAGGAGTTCAACGGGGTCGCCATTTATGACCAGAACGTGGTGTCCTATTTGGAACTGTTGCGGGTTCCCTACACGGGATGCAACCCGCGGGGGTTGATGATCGCGCGCGACAAGGCCTTGGCCAAGAAAATTCTCCATTACCATGCCGTACCCATCCCGGAGTTCTTCACCGTCCCGCCGGGCCGTACGGTCAAGCGGCCCAAGGAGCTGGCCTTTCCGCTCATCGTGAAGTCGATCTCGGAGGAGGCGTCCTTGGGCATTTCGCAGGCCTCCATCGTCGAAGACGACGGAAAGTTGCAGGAACGGGTGGCGTTCATTCATCAAAGCCTGGGGACGGGGGCCCTTGTGGAGCGGTATATCGAAGGACGCGAGCTGTATGTCGGCGTGCTCGGGAATCGGCGCCTCCATACCCTGCCGGTGTGGGAGCTCTATCTCGACGGGCTCCCGGCGGACGCGAAGCGGATCGCGACGCAGCGGGTGAAATGGAGCCGCAAATATCAAAAGAAATACGGGGTGACGTCCGGAGAAGCGAAGGACCTGCCGGACGGGACGACGGAGACGGTGGGCCGTCTCGCCAAAACCGTCTATCACGTGCTGGGACTCAGCGGCTATGCCAGGATCGATTTCCGGCTCGATGCCTCGGGACAGGTATCGCTCCTGGAAGCCAACCCCACCCCGCAGATCGCTCAGGGCGAAGATTTGGCCGACTCGGCGGCGCACATGGGTCTGGCCTACCCAGCCTTGATCAAACGCATTCTGGATCTAGGCCTGCGCTGGAAGCCGGCGGCCATTCTCTCCGATCGAATCGCCAGCGGATCATTTTGA